The nucleotide sequence aaaaatgcCCAGTCTTATGAACCATTCTCCAAAGTCTCGGGTCAGTAACAGGTGACAGCTTCTTCACTTAACAGAATTTTGTGAGACACTTTTATTTGCAAACCGTCAGCACTAAATGTGTTGGTATTTCCATCGAAGAAAGAATTTAACCGAAATGATGAGCAGGATGAGGAACACGAACAAAAGTACGATGAGAAAGAAAATACTCACCGCTGTCATCCCGCAGGACAGCGTGACCGCGGACAGTTTAACTCCCCTTAAAGGTGGGGGCGTGGCGCACACGGTCTCCTCCCAGTCCTCAAGCTTGTGCAGGTTGTCTTGGAACCAGGCTAAGAAGTGGATGTTAGAACAAGTGCAGTCCAGGGGATTGTGACTTAAATTAATAGTGCTCTGCTGGGACAAAGTGGGCAGGTCCTGGAGGGCGATGAGGCTAATGCTGTTGGCAGCCAGATTGAGGTAGAGTCCTTTCAGATCTCCAAGAGCACGAATACTATTGCCTGTTAGGCTGTTGGAGCTTATGTCTACATGGTGCATCTTTTCAAGGCCGTGGAAGGCTTGCTGGTCTATGGAGAGGAGATGACAAGAGGTTAAAATCAGAATCTCCAGGCTGCCGACTGTCTGAAGCAAGTTGGTCTTTGGGACAGTATCATCTTTAAAGTGATTCCCCTGTAGGCTCAGATACCGGAGACCTGGCAGACCTGCCAGAAGGCGTGGATTGTTGGTATCAAGGTTACAATAGGATAGATTGAGAACCTGCAGGGAAGGGAGGTTTTGGAAGGGACTTTGTGGACCATTGACATGCAAAGGGGTAAATGCCAAGTCCAGGAGTTCAAGGCCAGGACATTCAGCAAAAGCTTGACTCTGGAGTCCAAGGGGCTTATTGTAGCTGAGGTTTAGCCACTGCAGGTGAGGCAAGTTTTGGAGCTGCAGATTGCAGCAGTCAGAAGCCTCTATGTCATCGTGACTTAAGTCAAGCATCTGCAGGTGTTGTAGTCTTTCCAAGCAGCGAGCACCAAAGTCAAGTGCCTTCAGGTTGCCCTTGATGTAGAGGTGTGTAAGAGAGGGGAAATTGGCAGCATTGATGTGACACAATTGGGCAAAATGGTTTGCATTGAGAACTAATTTCTTCAGTGAGTTCATCCCCTCAATCCCGGAGGGTAGCTCTTTCAAGTGAGTGGCCGTCAAATCCAATTCGTGCAGCTGGGTGAAGCACTGAAAAGTGGCAGGTGAGAAGACAGAGAAGTGGTGCTTTTGGAAGTTGATGCTCTCTACGGACATTTCACAAAGTCCTTGAAGCATGGCTAAACCAATATCTTCATCCTCCAGGTCCTCAAAGGTCCCAAGCCAGAGAGATTGAATAGTGGAGTTCTGCAGACCCTTCAATACAACAGACACGTCAAAAGTCCCTCCGAAGTTCAAAGTGTGGAAGAATTTTGAGTGGAAGGCTCCAGGCTCAATGCCCTTAATGTCATTGCCATTGAAGTTAAGGCTTAGGTTGGTGGCCTGCTTCAGGGAGTCCATATCTTTTCTAGTGAGGTAGTGGATAGCATTATTCTGAAAATCCAGAACTTTCAGATTCCGTGTTGGAAAGTCTGTGGGGAGCTTGATGGAGGCCAAGTGATTGCTTCCAACATACAAGCTTTCCAAATTTCCCAGATTGTGCACTGGAATAAATTCAAGATCGGATATTCCCGTTTGGATTAAGACGAGATTCTTCAGACATGTGGGCCCATTGAGTGATGTTTCTGCCATGAATATCAGAGGATTTCCAGTCAATACAATAGTGCTCAGCTGGTAATGGCTTTGAAAAGTGGCTTCATGTAACCAGTTAACCTGGCACCTTAAAAAGATAAGATGATTATAGTCAAGGATAATACATtggaataaagaaaaacaaatggccACAAATGATGTCACTTGACAAAGCTACCCTTTGAGTGCAGTAAAGCAATAATGTTATTATTCAAAGTCAAACTTAACATTCTCTCTTCACTATCCACAGAAGGCCAACTAAATTATTAACAAATAGCTGTAGTTTGGAAAACGTTGATTTAGAAATTTtcagatgttttctttctttagagTGAATTCTTAGAGATTTGTGTTTGTAATATAGGGAACAATGGATGATTTGATTGTAGGCAAAAACCAAAAGATTATTTACTATCTTAAATAATGGATGAAGCATCATATGAGATACATAATATATGATATAGAAGATCTATAATGTGAGTCTGTGGTATACTGGGCAAGTCATGACTACTCTACATGATCATTTTTTTCATGGATAATGTATAGAAACAATAACGTTTTTTAGGACTCCTTTGTATCACATAATACAATATATGTAAAATTGTTCAATAGAAATATGAAACACTAGAGGTTCAGATACACTCATCCTGGTATTGCACAAAAACACTGGTGATAATATGTATGACACTCAGCACCCCTGGATACCAGGttagggaaatccatagaaatTAATTGTGGAAAGAAAAGTTGAATTCATAGGAGCACATTCACCCTGAAGCTAGCCTTGTCCTAGAAATATCTACCTCTCCTCCTTGAGCCCAGGTTTTAATGAGCCATATGAACCATGGGCAGGGGATTAAGCTTGGTCCCCTAAGCAGGAAAGAAAGTCCTGCCAACATCTTTGGAAGTGATCTATAACTTCAACATAATATGTATTGAATTCCTACATAAACAGAAAAAGCTACTTCTCAGGTTTATATGGACTGACAAgaggctctcaaagccaaagCAGTGTTGAGAGAAGAATAAAGTAGAAGGACACacgtttcttgattttaaaacatactaGACAGTGATAGAAATCAAAATAGCCTGGCACATAGGCAATGGCCACATCGATCAAGGACTCGAACTGAAATATTTGACAAAAGTGTTAGGTCTGTTCTATGGGGAAAGAATAACCTCTTCACTAAATGGTCCTAGAAAAGTTAGATATCtgtatgcctgtgaaagctagacattgaacaaggaagagtgaagaagaatggatgcatttgaatgatggtgctggtgaagaagattgaaagtaccatggactgcccaaagaagagACCAATGTGCCTGGAAAGAAGTACAGGCacaatgctccttacaggcatggatggtgagacttcatctcatgtattttgaacatgtcagagcagactagtccctggagcagacatcatgctttgtaaagtagtggggcagcgAACAAAGAGTAAGACCTTAGACAAGATggcttgacacggtggctgcatcaatgggctcaaacatgagaacaactgtgaagatggcacagggccgggcagtgtgtccttctgttgtgcatcgggttgacatggtggcacccaacagcaataaCACGCAGACGAATGAAACAGGAGCCAtgcctcacaccacacacacaaacacattgaaCTTGAATGGAGGATCGAAATGTGCACACTGAAATCATACAATTCTTAGAAGAAACGAAAGGACAACTGCCAGGCCTAGCTTTCAACAATGGATTATCTAAAGTAATAACACAATCGCAAACAGAAAAAGACAACATAAAAGAGTAGACTCATAAAAATGAACTCCCGTTCATCAaaagattataaaaataaaaggagCAAAGATAAATTACACCCAGGAGAATATTATTAGAAACTATTAGCCCAATAAGAATCTAATAACATACATAGCCAACCTGACAGCAACAGATAAATATATATGGATGGAGCTTGAAGACATATGAATAGTGAAataaagtcaatcacaaaaaagaCGAACATTGCGTGGCCTTACTTATATAAAAAGACCCCAAAATTAACAAGGGGAAATATATAGAGCTTAAAGTTTGCCAGTGGTTACcagaggatgtggaaaaaggaGACAGCATTTAATAGTGCTGGAAAAATCACCTTGATTCAGCTGGGATGCACGGTCAATTGTAATTGCTGCCAAATAAGTTGTACGTCTTTAAGAAGCTGAGTTGACAAAAGTGGCGTGGCTGATCTATTTACAATGACGGCCACAACAAAGAGCTGCCACGGCTGCCGCTGCACAATCAAATACCCCGTGGGATCGGGCTCCATGGCTTGGAGATCCAGGGTTATAGTTTCATGGGACACGCCGGGTAATTGGCCCAATCACAATGCAGTGCTTCCGTCCTGCCTCCTAGTTTGTCGCATGCTGCCTAGAATCTCAAAGACCTGCAAGTGGCCCTTCAAGGCACCATGCCTCGTCTCTGTTCCCTTGGAGCAGCAGAGTAAGAAGGGGAGTCAGAAATGGGACACAGACTATGGAATGTGGGGTTAATTGCCTTCACGGACAACTATATCCTTTTCTAGGAGGCCAGAAGAGGATGAGGTCCAGCTACCACTTACGAACATTTTAATCAAGTATCCCATaaaaagaatcctgatcaaaagagggaaaatacagaacagaatttcaaattttcataGGCACTACACTTTCTAAAGTTGTGGaggatagatgaaccctgaaACTATTGTCTTACGATTATAGGTAAGCCTTAATCCAGAAAGATCCTTGAAATCACCTTAAAACCAAACCATTGTTTAATTTTCTAGTAAGAATGTCTTCcttgcgtggtgccccaacagactggactggaaaacgctcctaagggccagcaaacgatccctgaactaactacaagcttttctcttgtgaactgttttgttctgttctttgtcagtggtttgtttttgttgttttgttgtctggttgtatactgttgctttgttttcctctgtcttgttttcatgcatgttagtgactccacaggtctgtctgaataggacaggctggatgaactatctggaggaaaaacaacgggaccaacagttcctgggggacttggggtggggggtagggggggtaaggaagtggtgttaacaaacccagggacaagggaaaaacatgggaccccaaatggtagagaagggggagtggcaggcatggtgggaaatgatcaagggtaaggttgcttagagaagaggtatactctagcccaggtggcgatgaagcatggtagtagggcaggaggaaagtcaagggagatggaggaaagagctaggactcaaagggcattcatggaggtctagacaaagacatgtacatgcaaatatatataggaggatggggaaatagatctatgtgtctatatttataggtcaagtattaaggtggcagaaggaccttgggcctctactcaaacactccctcaatgcatgaataccttcttttattaaattggaactctatgatgctcactctcccgacacaacggctggagccaaagtgggtgaacaagtaaatgtggtgaagaaagctgatggtgcccggttatcaaaagagatagtgactggggtcttaaaggcttgaagataaacaagcggccatctagctcagaagcaacaaagtccacatggaagtgatcgagtggtcccagggggatcagttaccaggcatcaaagaacaaaaaatcatatcattgactgcacacctccatgataggatcgctgaagacaaatgggtgcataagcaaatgtggtgaagaaagctgatggtgcccggctatcaaaagagatagtgtctggggtcttaaaggcttgaaggtgaacaagcggccatctagctcagaagcaaaaaagcccacatggaagaagcccactggccagtgcgatcacgaggtgccaagggaccaggtataaggcatcatgcaaaaaaaacaacaacgatataagtgtgtgtatatatgtgtatatgtatatatataccatattaaatgaagggggaagtgcagagtggagacctaaggcccaagtgtcggccaatggagagcccctcatagaggcgtttaggagaggagatgggttaattagggtgcgaggtagtaccgatggggaacacagctttcccccagatcctggatgcttcctccccccaactaccatgatccaaattctaccttgcagggctggataggacagaggctgtacactggtgcatatgagggctggaggcacagggaatccagggtggatgataccttcaggaccaagggtgtgagggacgatgctgggagagtggagggtgagtgggttggaaggggggaactgattgcaaggatccacatgtgacctcttccctgggagagggacagcagagaaggggggaagggcgactccagatagggcaagatatgacaaaataacgaggtataaattaccaagggcacatgagggaggggggaaaggggagggaaggggaaaaaaaagaggacctgatgcaaagggcttaagtggagagcaaatgctttgagaatgattggggcagggaatgtatggatgtgctatatacaattgatgtatgtatatgtatggatggtgataagagttgtatgggtccctaataaaatgtaaaaaaagaaaagaggagaaaaaaatgattagggcagggactgtacagatgtgctttatacaattgatgtatgtatatgtatgaactgtgataagaattgtatgagcccctaataaattgttaaaatttaaaaaaataaaaataaatcaacatgatcataaaaaaaaaagaatgtcttcCTTGGAGCAGTGAATTTATGGGAAGGGAGGAATGAGTTAAAGAAGGAGTGGCTATGCTAACAATGTATATGCCGAAAATTtaaggagggaaaaagaaaaccagCCTCTGGAAACTGTCCTGAAACTCAGAATGGTTCCTTGAATGgatgaaaatttttttaaaaatagagaagaaaaataaaaatctcaAACAGTGAGATTGCCCGGATATGTCTTGGTTTGGGCTCTGCCTGGAGTAAAGAAGAAGCCTCCTCTGGGCTTGGGTAACGATAACGTTCTACTCATGGTGGCTAGGGGCGAATTCATTAATGACGCCATAGACCTCCATGACGAAATTCAAGTCGAGATTTTAGTTTAAAGTGGCTCCAGGGTGGCACTGACTTCAGGTACCTTGTAGACGCAAAAACAAACCTTTTCTGGGAGAATTTAGTTCCACACTAGGAAAACTTCCACACCTTAACATAGAGATTCTAATAGAAAGACTTTCATGAACTCCATCACTGAGATAGATCACATATGGATATTTTTTCCCCTATCCGCTTCCCTTCTTCATCTGTTtctgcctctttctcctgaatTATTTTAAGTCAAATGCCAGACACGCTGGTATTTCAGGGTGCAGCCCCCAAAAGGAGGGGCTTGGTTTCCAGCGTCCCGCATGATAATATTAGTAATTCATTAGTTTCAAACACCAGATAGgattttaaacaacaacaacaattcagTTGTATTTCCAAAAAAGAAATGAGTTCCAAGTAAAAATTCCCTAAAAACCTaaggaaaacctaagagctaaagTCAGCCAGAGAACAAATCGACAAAGGCAGCCGGTGCCAGAATGATGAGCTATCGCTGATAGATATCACgagaagagatggaaaagatGAGCCCATCCCATCCATAAGAGATTTGAAGGACAGATGGAATCAACAAGGTAACTCAGTTCAGAGACCCTGACGATCAAAGGCGAACGGGGCCAGAGACCTGGGAATATACTTCAGGGAGAAGAAAGTTTATTCCCGAGAGGAAGGTCTGAAAAACCAGGGTAGAAGAGTGAGCGAAGACTGTAGAGAGCTTCTtagaaagaatgaagaaataaGTACCATTTAGAATACTGTTTACAGTGTCTAGTTTGTGGCCAGATAAAAGATCAGAAGTGGAGTAGAGAGGACGGCGTGTGGAAAGCATGAGAGGCCATATTCCTGAAACAGTTCTTGAAAACAAGAGCAGCGATAACTCTGGAACTCCGAGTCTGGAAAAGCAAACCTGGCCCCGCTATGCACTCCTTAAAAATGGAGAAAGCTTATGTCACCTGAAAcaagaggaaaaataaatttCCCGAGGGCAAAAAGTGTAGGAAACAGGACCATATCTGTCGTCTCTCTCAGTGGCTTGTTTCTCAGCACCTGTACACGGGATCCTGTTGGGGAGGTGGCCCAGGGTCACTGGTTTCCTCTGGACTCGGAATCAGGAACGTAGAGACCTTCCTCTCTTACTCTTCATGAAAGCGAGTTCAAGGAACATCCTGGAATCTCATCTAACCCTAAGGCAGGTGATAGAATTCACCAGGCTTAGgtgatagaattcaccagtggGAGTTGTAAAGGTGAAACAATAGACTCATTTACATATCCTCCCACGCTGAAGTGGCATCAGCTGAATAaagagtggaggaagcagagttaCTCTAAGACCTCACCTGCAGGGAGGACCTTGCTCCTCTCTTCCACAGACACCCCACACTACACCTCCTTTTGTCTCCCTATTTCCTTGTAGTCCTCCAACATGGTTTCAGTGCTGATAGCTGCCACGAAAGGCAAACATTTAGGGGAAAAGAAAAGATGGTTTGTGTGTGTCCCTGATGAACTTTTCTTTACGTGTTCTCACTCAAAAATGGTCATCTATGCTCTAATGGCCCAACAAGGCATCTAGATTTAGTAGGACATTTAGTtagttaaaattttattatttttccttaacATTTCTTGAATAGAATTGTTGCAACAAGTACATTGAGAACCATCTACGTTTCTCTCCTCTGCttgctgtttccttaaactatatTTTACCTCATAAAAATATTGCATGGGAAAcattagcaaagagaataagcagGTTTTATTGTacaacccacccccacccgtcAGGCCCTGGGAGCAATATGAATGCGGTGTGTCATTCCTTATGTAAAATGCCAGGCATGCACAGAAAGCTCAGACACGTACCTGGTTAAATCCAAATGGATAAGCTGAAGGAGTCTGctgaaggttgtattttggatTGCAGGCAAGAAATTAAAGCTGAAATCCAGAACTTCTGTTGTGTTTGGTAGAGTATCAGGAATTTCCCTAAGACCTAAATATGCACAGTTATATGTTTTGTTGACTTCTTTCTGATGAGAAAACAATGTAAATTAGTACTAGGCTTAATCATTGGCTTATCTAGCAATATTTCACATGTTTTATCCTTTGAACAGAAATACTTCTAAAAATATGTATCAAATAGACATTTGGAAAATGCAGAATAATATGTGCAAAAAATATTTGGCACAGAATATTTTGGTAATATTTTGGTAATAGCAAAAGGTTGGCAATACCCAGCACAATCATTAATATGGGGCTACTTGAACCAAACATGGTATGTCCACAAAATAGTACGGTCTTCAGCAGAAGAGAAATTGACGAGCTCCAGAAACAGATGCAGAgtgatattcaggatgtattttaaAGTACTGATCTAAGAAAGAAAGCTCCAGAATAGTGTCCACCACAAAACCTCACTGTTACTGTGTCAATTGCAACTCACTGTTACTGTGTCAATCGCAactcttggggtttccaagagttTAACTGTGAACTGgattataaagcctcatctttctcatggctGTTGGGCTCCAAGTacttaccttgaggttagcaacccaactcccaACCACTATCATGTGTAACACCAAGCCCCACCTGCTCCCCatgcccccccaaaacaaaaacaaaaccaaattcactgccatcaagttgattcccactcctgATAGcctatagggtagggtagaactgcctctgtggggttctaAGACCATAACtcatcacaggagtagaaagccttgtctttctcccataaagtATATATTAGTGTTAGGCGGGACCGAGTCATTTCCAACCCATCGCAACCCTATGCTCAACAGAACGCAAACCTGCcgcatcctgcgccatcctcataattgtttctaTGTTTGGGCCCGTCCTAGCAGCCACTGTATCGATCCATTTCTTTAAGGGCCTTCCATTTTACTAAGCATaatgtcctactccagggaccGCTCCCTCCTGCAGACATGTCCGAAATACGTAAGGCAATGTCTCActctctttgcctctaaggagcactctggcagaaTGTCTTCTGAGCCAGAttctgtttgtcctttgagcagtccaaagtgctttcaatattcttctccagctccgcaattattcaaatgcatcgactcttcttcAACCATCCTTACTCAATGCCCAACTTCCAAATGAATATGAGTTAATGgaaaacgccatggcttgggtcaggtgcacctcagtcctcaaagtaacatcctgtttttccatactctaaagagggcttgtgcagcaaatttacttaatgcaatttGTGTTTTGATTtcctgagtgctgcttccatgagcattgactatggatccaagtaaactaAAATtcttcccccccctttttttttaaagatcattttattgggagctcttacaactctggttacaatccatacatcaattgtatcggacatatttgtatatatgttgccatcattcttttctagacatttacttactattgagcccttgggatcagctccccccgCTTGTGGccctttgatagattatagattgttattattttcatatcttacactgactgctgtctcctttcccctctggtttctattgttcttccccctggaggggtgtgtgtgtgattatgtgccattcattgcaatcgctaactcccttcctcccctcttctcccctcatttCCCCTACCCatttggtatcgctattcccattcttgttcctgggttccatgtgtcacgAGCTTTATCTCTTGTCTATAACCATGTGCAtggtccagtccagagtgggaagcagtactggggtcatgatagtgggggatgtgtgaggaagcctcaaggaacccgaggtatattgtgtgatccattggtgatctattgcaccctgattgatcCCTTCCCtgaaacccctctgtgggggatgttccattgtttacaaatgggctctgggtctcctctctgacccccctcattctcactaACATGTTTTTGATCATTTGcttgttgtttgttatgaatcttctgctgcccattgcccagtcctgatgacacctcaggatcacccCAGCTggtgcatttcttccatgtgagcttgttgttTCACTGTTGGGtggccacttgcttaacttcaagtttttaagacccaagatgctatattttttaatagctgggcaccatccactaccttcaccacatttgcttatacacccgttttgtcttcagtgatcacttgggGGCCGAGGGggagagcatcacaaaatgccattttgttagcaccaagtgttcttgtattgagggagggtatgagctgagacccaaagcccacccacAGCCTCAGTGtactgccttataaatatatgtacataaaccaatacctctatttttatggatcaatgtatttacataagaacACACCTCTGgtaatacctctatctatagcattGTGACCTAGAGccctcctctgtttccttttcctcctctgccccaccatcacatcccccattcttccccatcttagtacttcctctcagctagattgctgttgttctaatacccacaggatctctacaacctcctaggtgttggttttaattccacagttattcccctgtctatggtgttgtttgctcaccacacccttcccctGCCACCTTCTCTCCTCAAGACCCTCTGGGgctgttggtcctgttgctttctccctgaatttgcttcccatgtctgtctTATAAAGTAGGCAACCagcaaacaataagaaaacaaaaggttgaaggagagaaaaaccaaataaaccataaatagttccaggtctgtccactggccTTTATGAATCCCTCCCCCTTGGTCCTGGGGGATTCCTGGGGCTACCCCCCTTTGGGCTGTCCTAAAGTTTATTTTGGGGACTCTCTAAGGGCTTTGTGGATGGACTttgctccaattgctgatctgctatgctcccttcttggtttgtgcTACTGCGGGGGATTCAGGCCACCCTATATACATACCCTCCCTGTGTCCCATATTGTCCTCTGCCACCatatgctccagttaggggacagcatgtcttgagttgttggtGGTCCTACAATCctttctgtgccttagcagctccgtgctgGGGCATCATCCTCCGGGCTTGGTGTGACCATATGAAGTCTAGGCCGACTGCCCCtttctcattttccttcttggtttgcttccatgtgggcatggtaagtcagctcctttctcccacctaaAGATTTAGTGTGGTTCTCTGTCGTACATACTTCTAGAGATGGGGATCGGATTGGCTTTGGTCGGGGCCAGCCCTATAGCACAATCTGTTCATGCAATCCTCCAcgtggttacgttgccctcctggtttggtgtgctgtggtggggtctgtatgtacactcccaattctgggtaccatcttgactcctcctgcaacataaaaattcttgacaacgtcaaccttttctccatttatcgtgctgttacctattggtccagttgagaggattttggtcttcgttacattgagttgtaattcacattgaaggtgccatccttgatcttcatcagcacgtgcttcaatcCTCCTCACGTTGAGCAAGcacggtgtgtcatctgcataccacaggtggtTAATCAGCTTTCCTTCACAATTCAGCTTTCCTGACACAATTCAGCTGctccgatgatttgctcagcgtagAGATTGCTCAGGGATGGTGAGTgaatacaaccctgtcacacacctttcccgattttaaaccatgaagtatttttttctctttgcacaactgcttTGTGACGCATGGGCAAGTTTCTACACGAGCAGAATGAAGGGTCCTGGAAttcttcttctcaagattatttacagtttgttatgatccacacagtcaatgatcttcagcaaaattttacttgcatgtgatatcaatgatattagtctataagttgagatttttttctttggaatggggacaaatatggatactttccaatcagttggtccagtagctgtcttccaaattccttgtcaTGGACAAGTAAGTGCTccgagtgcttcatcagcttgtcgaCACATTTCAATCCCATCACTTGCAGCCCTGTCTTTAATTAATGCTTTCTGTGCCGTCTGAACGTCTTTCGGCACTTTTAATTCTTGTTCATATCCCATGCTccatgaaatggctgaatgttgaccaattctttttggtatagtgactctgtattctttcccatcttctttggattcagagcattattcaatattttgcccatagaatcttttaatattgcaacttgaagcttgagtTTTTCTTTCGTTCATggtatgctgagcatgctcttctgtttttctaactctaggactttgtatatttcattctaatatttgactttgtctttttgaggtgCCTTCTGAAATATTGTATTAATCTCTCTGACGCCATCGTTTCTCCCATGTGCCTTAACTACTCTACGGTTAGGAGCAAGCTttagagtctctcctgacatttaCTTCGGTCTTTCTGTTCTTTCCTGTCTTGGATGTCGTTGAAACCGCCAGTCGCTCCGTGGGAGacagggctttcgactcctggaAGGAGtggcagtctcggaaatccacagaagcagttctagggtcactgagagtcggaACTGATGcaagggcacctagcaacaaccacGTGCAGCATATATCGCACACACACTGTGTCTGATTCC is from Tenrec ecaudatus isolate mTenEca1 chromosome 2, mTenEca1.hap1, whole genome shotgun sequence and encodes:
- the CD180 gene encoding CD180 antigen; protein product: MEFHSFETDALLAQSRINRLLSKWSEIQSHQCPGENEADVYLLEARPPGGGGLAPMARPAACLLWAALFSAGWKVITSLDQTCTEKEVNKTYNCAYLGLREIPDTLPNTTEVLDFSFNFLPAIQNTTFSRLLQLIHLDLTRCQVNWLHEATFQSHYQLSTIVLTGNPLIFMAETSLNGPTCLKNLVLIQTGISDLEFIPVHNLGNLESLYVGSNHLASIKLPTDFPTRNLKVLDFQNNAIHYLTRKDMDSLKQATNLSLNFNGNDIKGIEPGAFHSKFFHTLNFGGTFDVSVVLKGLQNSTIQSLWLGTFEDLEDEDIGLAMLQGLCEMSVESINFQKHHFSVFSPATFQCFTQLHELDLTATHLKELPSGIEGMNSLKKLVLNANHFAQLCHINAANFPSLTHLYIKGNLKALDFGARCLERLQHLQMLDLSHDDIEASDCCNLQLQNLPHLQWLNLSYNKPLGLQSQAFAECPGLELLDLAFTPLHVNGPQSPFQNLPSLQVLNLSYCNLDTNNPRLLAGLPGLRYLSLQGNHFKDDTVPKTNLLQTVGSLEILILTSCHLLSIDQQAFHGLEKMHHVDISSNSLTGNSIRALGDLKGLYLNLAANSISLIALQDLPTLSQQSTINLSHNPLDCTCSNIHFLAWFQDNLHKLEDWEETVCATPPPLRGVKLSAVTLSCGMTAVSIFFLIVLLFVFLILLIISVKFFLRWKYQHI